CGTAATTCAACCGCAGCACTGCCGACAAATCACCAAGCTTCGTTTCCCCCCTCAACACTGACATTACACGCCTTCATGAGGATTGTTGACACGAGCCGTGCGGGGTAAACCCAACACTCGATCGGCGGCAAACCACCAGAGATCTAAACCTAGGGGATAGTGTTGGGTCATCGCTTGCCATTGCTGCCAGAAGGGTCGCGCCAATGGCGATTGGATGGTGATAGTTTCTAAAATGCCGGGACCTTGGAGGGTCACAGCATGCGTTCCAGTCATTGTCGGTAGTTGCACGAGCAAACTGGTCGACGCTTCCGGATATTCGGCTGAGCCCCAATAGAATTCATCTAAGTTGGGCAGAGTGCTCGCATCGGTAATCAAAGCAAAATCTGACTGCTGCGACACGTCCGTAAACCGACAGCCGGTATGAAATACCAGCCAGGCACGAACCGCTTCAGACGTGCCGGGTTGCAACCAAACCTGCGTTTCCAGGTCAAGCAGCGTCAGGCACGCCGCCGCGCAGCTAGGGGTCAACTCCGGCGGATGGGGCGGCGATACCGTGGTTTGAGGGATTCCCGGTCGTGAAAGGGCATCCAGCAACGCTCGAAAGGTGCGTTGGGCATCATGTACTGGATCGCGAAAGCCAGGTAGTTGGGTGGTTGGCATAGTGGCTTCGAGGAAAGGAGGGAGAGGTGGATGGTGGACAGGCAAACGCGTGAATGAGTAACGGCGTAAGTGAGTTCGGAATCCACAGCTAAACAGTCGCAACTGGAGCAGGCTGGTTTGGAACTTGGCTTACTACCTCACCTTCCCGTGGAACCTCAATCATCTCCGAGCTGTTCCACAGTCCGGGCAGCAATCCGTCCGTAATAACGGCGGGGCTGTAGGCAGCCACTCGGCAGTGGCGAGCAGTTTAACCAATCTTTGGTTTGTCCTTTAGTTGCTATCAATTCTTCCAGCTCCAATTTTCTTTAGTGCGATAGTCCAAATGAAGGGAACCGGATTCCTCTAGGTGAATTCCAACAATCGGCGCGATCGTTCGCCAGATGGCAAGGGCTTGGCAAGCGCAATCGAATAACTGACCCGGGGACTGACCAAGCGGTCGAAATCATGCCGAAATTGTGAATCGCGGCACCTACAGCGGCAGGATTTTGTTGCCAAGCAGTCACCCGGTAGCCCTGATTGAAGGCAGCGAAGGCATGAACCATCCCCACAATTCCGGCTCCAACGGTTGCAATTTCAGTGGTTTTTAACGGCATGA
The window above is part of the Rubidibacter lacunae KORDI 51-2 genome. Proteins encoded here:
- the phnH gene encoding phosphonate C-P lyase system protein PhnH; translation: MPTTQLPGFRDPVHDAQRTFRALLDALSRPGIPQTTVSPPHPPELTPSCAAACLTLLDLETQVWLQPGTSEAVRAWLVFHTGCRFTDVSQQSDFALITDASTLPNLDEFYWGSAEYPEASTSLLVQLPTMTGTHAVTLQGPGILETITIQSPLARPFWQQWQAMTQHYPLGLDLWWFAADRVLGLPRTARVNNPHEGV